From Halotia branconii CENA392, the proteins below share one genomic window:
- a CDS encoding Uma2 family endonuclease, translating into MISADTTSKLLTIPPLENGDKLTRTEFERRYQAMPNLKKAELIEGVVYLASPVRAKKHGKPHASIIGWLVAYEAATPGVETLDNATVRLDFDNEPQPDALLRIEVGGQSTISQDGYVEGATELIVEIAASSVSIDLNQKLKVYRRNGVQEYLVWRVDESQFDWFRLNEGEYIQVEPNSNGLICSQVFPGLWLDKTALLAANLAKVLEVLQQGLASQEHQDFVQVLAHK; encoded by the coding sequence ATGATATCTGCTGACACAACTTCTAAACTGTTGACAATTCCGCCTTTAGAAAACGGTGACAAACTTACTCGTACTGAATTTGAGCGCCGCTATCAAGCAATGCCTAATTTGAAAAAAGCAGAATTGATTGAAGGAGTTGTTTACTTGGCATCCCCTGTACGAGCGAAAAAACACGGCAAGCCCCATGCAAGCATTATAGGTTGGTTAGTCGCTTACGAAGCCGCTACACCAGGAGTGGAAACACTGGATAATGCTACAGTACGTCTTGATTTTGATAACGAACCTCAACCTGATGCACTATTGAGAATTGAAGTTGGAGGACAATCTACTATTAGTCAAGATGGCTATGTAGAAGGTGCTACTGAATTAATTGTGGAAATTGCTGCCAGCAGTGTTTCAATTGATTTGAATCAAAAACTCAAAGTATATCGTCGCAATGGAGTACAAGAATATTTAGTGTGGCGAGTTGATGAGAGTCAATTTGATTGGTTTAGATTAAATGAAGGCGAATATATTCAAGTTGAACCCAATAGCAATGGTCTAATATGTTCTCAGGTATTTCCAGGATTATGGTTAGATAAAACAGCTTTATTAGCAGCAAATTTAGCAAAGGTTTTAGAAGTATTACAACAAGGTTTAGCTAGTCAAGAACATCAAGATTTTGTGCAAGTTCTGGCTCATAAGTAG